The Salvelinus sp. IW2-2015 linkage group LG6.2, ASM291031v2, whole genome shotgun sequence genome window below encodes:
- the LOC111965822 gene encoding leucine-rich repeat and immunoglobulin-like domain-containing nogo receptor-interacting protein 2: MVDCMSKVMLHTALSCWQPFLGLALVAIFVGSALGCPARCDCSAQSKSVMCHRKRLPSIPDGIPIETRILDLSKNKLQAVNPDDFAPYPGLEDLDLSGNIISYVEPGAFNPLYSMHSLSLKSNRIKLIPLGVFTGLSNLTRLDVSDNKIVILLDYMFQDLHNLKFLEVGDNDLVYISHRAFSGLLSLQTLTLERCNLTVVPTEALSHLHNLVRLHLRYLSISTLQAYSFKKLFRLRHLEIDSWTSLDSVPANTLHSLNLTTLFITNTNLSTFPYQALKHLHYLTHLNLSFNRIRHIEGGMLFELVRLRELHLVGAQLSTIEPYAFQGLRWLKVLNVSHNHLDTLEKGVFQAPEALEVLLIDDNPLVCDCRLMWILQKRHSIFFGDSQPECSTPEGIRGRPFREFKETLLSYYVTCTKPKIRENKTQTIAVDEGQSAKLHCSAEGIPRPVVSWLSPRRRLLTNKSYGRVKVHNNGTLEIKVAEVQDGGVYLCMATNTAGNDSLMASLAVKSLGSLYANRTQYYTDPSNATTNGTSNVTYGLDLKTILVSTAMGCFTFLGVVLFCFLLLFVWSRGKGKHKNNIDIEYVPRSKSNGTSVDGGAEGQAGPHRFNMKMI; the protein is encoded by the coding sequence ATGGTCGACTGTATGAGCAAAGTCATGCTGCACACAGCCCTCTCATGCTGGCAACCGTTCCTGGGACTGGCTCTAGTGGCCATCTTTGTGGGTTCTGCCCTGGGATGTCCCGCCCGCTGTGACTGCTCAGCCCAGAGCAAGTCGGTCATGTGCCACCGCAAACGCCTACCGAGcatcccagacggcatccccatcGAGACCAGGATCCTGGACCTGAGCAAGAACAAGCTGCAGGCCGTCAACCCAGATGACTTTGCCCCCTACCCTGGACTAGAGGATCTGGACCTCAGTGGGAACATTATTAGCTATGTGGAGCCGGGGGCCTTCAACCCTCTGTACAGTATGCACTCGCTCAGTCTCAAAAGCAACCGCATCAAGCTTATTCCCCTGGGGGTCTTCACAGGCTTGTCCAACCTCACACGGCTGGATGTCAGCGACAACAAGATTGTCATCCTGCTGGACTACATGTTCCAGGACTTGCACAACCTGAAGTTCCTGGAGGTGGGTGACAATGACCTGGTGTACATCTCCCACCGGGCCTTCAGTGGACTGCTGAGCCTACAGACACTAACCCTGGAGAGATGCAACCTMACAGTGGTGCCCACTGAGGCCCTGTCCCATCTGCACAACTTGGTCAGACTTCACCTCCGATACCTCAGCATCAGCACATTGCAAGCCTACTCCTTCAAGAAGCTTTTCCGGCTGCGCCACCTGGAGATTGACAGCTGGACCTCGCTGGACAGTGTGCCTGCCAACACGCTACACAGCCTCAACCTGACCACGCTTTTCATCACCAACACTAACCTGTCCACCTTCCCATACCAGGCCCTAAAGCACCTGCACTACCTAACACACCTCAACCTGTCCTTCAACCGCATCAGACACATCGAGGGGGGAATGCTGTTTGAGTTGGTGCGCCTGAGGGAACTTCATCTAGTTGGGGCCCAGTTGTCGACCATTGAACCGTACGCATTTCAGGGCCTCCGGTGGCTCAAAGTCCTCAATGTTTCCCACAACCATTTGGACACCCTGGAGAAGGGTGTCTTCCAAGCCCCTGAGGCTCTGGAGGTCCTCTTGATCGACGACAACCCCCTGGTGTGCGACTGTCGCCTCATGTGGATCCTGCAGAAAAGGCACTCCATCTTCTTTGGTGACTCGCAGCCAGAGTGCAGCACCCCTGAGGGTATCCGCGGAAGACCTTTCAGGGAATTCAAGGAGACCCTGCTATCCTATTACGTGACATGCACCAAGCCAAAAATCCGGGAGAACAAGACACAGACGATAGCAGTGGACGAGGGCCAGTCAGCGAAACTACACTGCAGTGCTGAAGGGATCCCCAGGCCGGTGGTGTCGTGGCTGTCCCCACGCCGGCGCCTCCTCACCAACAAGAGCTACGGTAGAGTCAAGGTCCACAACAATGGGACGCTGGAGATCAAGGTGGCCGAGGTGCAGGACGGGGGCGTGTACCTTTGCATGGCAACCAACACGGCGGGTAACGACTCATTGATGGCCTCCCTAGCAGTGAAAAGCCTGGGGTCGCTCTACGCAAACAGGACCCAGTACTACACAGATCCCAGCAACGCCACTACCAATGGGACTAGCAACGTGACCTACGGCTTGGACCTAAAGACTATCTTAGTGTCGACAGCAATGGGATGTTTCACATTCCTGGGGGTGGTCTTGTTCTGCTTTCTGCTACTGTTCGTTTGGAGCCGGGGCAAGGGAAAGCATAAAAACAACATAGATATTGAATATGTCCCTCGGTCCAAGTCTAATGGCACTTCTGTAGATGGAGGGGCAGAGGGACAAGCTGGACCTCATCGCTTTAACATGAAAATGATCTAA